The sequence below is a genomic window from Lolium perenne isolate Kyuss_39 chromosome 4, Kyuss_2.0, whole genome shotgun sequence.
GCCCACTTATCCGCGCTGTACATCAGAAGGTGCGCATCGGCGCGCTAACGTGCGCAATGGGCGTCAAATAGGAACACCCATACGTGTCACTGGACGGAAAAAGGAAAGAAAACCGGAGCGGACTTGTTAGTCCAGAATCCAGATCCAGAGTCTGTATCGACGAGGTAGAATCGAATCCATCCCCAAATTCCAAACGCGAAGCCTGTATAGTACTGTAGTTCCCTCCGAAAACCCAAAATTTCCCAACCCCTCCCGCCCTCCCCCGCACCACAAAAAACCCAAATCCAAATCCAAATCGATCCCCGCTTCGCCATTCCCCAAATTTTCCATTTCGATTTGGATGCTGCAATGGTGCGCGAGCTCCACGCCGACTCCTTCTACGCgcgcctccgcgccgccgccgtcgccgccgcagcggcttcctccgcctcctcgtcccCGCTCCTGATCCTCCCGTCCGCGGCCGACGCCGACTCGCTCTGCGCGCTCAGGATCCTCGCCCACGTCCTCTCCGCCGACTCCGTCCGCTTCTCCGTCTACCCcgtcgcctccaccgccgccgccgcggaccTCCTCGCCTCCTTCTCCCCCGATGCCTCCTCCTCCCACCCGCCGCTCTGCGTCCTGCTCATCAACTGGGGCGCGCGCTGCGACCTCCTCCGCGGCCTCCTGCCGCGCGGCTCCACCGCCTTCGTCGTCGACTCGCACCGCCCCGTGCACCTCCGCAACCTCGCCGCGGGGAACGACCGCGTCGTCGTGCTCTTCACCGCCGACGACGAGCGCGCCGCCGACCTGTCCTACGACTTCGACGTCTCCTCCCTCGCCGACGCCTCCGACCTCACCGCTGAGGGGGACGCGGACGGCGTCTCCGATGAGTCCGACGAGTCCGACGCTTCGGACTACGACTCCGACGCCGATGGCGGGCGGAGGAAGAGGCGGCGGCCGGCCGCGGAGACGAACACCAACGACCCGGTGAGGCTGTTCAGCAGGCTGCGCAGGGAGTACTACCGGCTCGGCACCTTCCACGGGAAGCCGTCGGGGTGCCTCATGTACGACCTCGCCCACGCGCTGCGCAGGAACACCAACGACCTCCTCTGGCTCGCCTGCGTCTCCCTCGCCGACCAGTTCGTCCACGACCGCATCACCAACGAGCGCTACCAGGCCGCCGTCATGGAGCTCGAGCACCACGTCAACGGATCCGGCAACCTCGACCCTTCCGGCCTCGGCTCCGTCGTCACGCTCAAGGACGGGACCAGGATCCGGGCGCCAGAGACCTCCCGCATCGCCTACGAGGACGAGCCAAGGCTCATGCTGCTGCGGGAGTGGACCTTGTTCGACTCCATGCTCTGCTCCTCTTACGTCGCCACCAGGCTCAAGACGTGGACTGACAACGGCCTCAAGAAGCTCAAGCTTCTTCTCGCCAGGATGGGCTTCCCGCTCGCCGACTGCCAGAAGAGCTTCCAGTACATGAGCATGGAGGTCAAGCGCAAGATGCGCCATGAGTTTGATCGCCTCCTGCCCGAGTATGGCCTCACCGACTTCTACTACCGGAGCTTCCTGAGGGTTCATGGGTACAAGTCCAAGGTCTCTGCTGCGGATGTTGTGTACGGCCTCACAGCTTTGCTTGAATCAATGGATGCTGAGTCCAAGGAGGAGTGCTCTGCTGCTGAGCAGTTCTGGGTTGCGTACTCTGCATTGTCCGTGAACAATGTGGATCAGCTGCAAAAGGGGATGCAATCTGCAATTGAGATACAGAGGGCAATACTGAGGCAAGGAAGCTCTGCAATCACCAAGAGCGGCTTCATACGGAGTGCCAAGAAGTTTCGGTGGGTGAAGCTTGATGACCCAGTGGACACTGCCAAGTTGTGCCACCCACAGGCGCTAACCAAGTTCTGCTTCTTTCTAATGGATGCACTCAAGGAACGGGGTGcaaggatgaagccactagtctgtGCTTGCTTAGCTGGGGACCCTGAGAAGGTGCTCGTAGTGGGGGTATGCGGGAAGCCCAGGCTCGGAGCCATTCAGGGGAATGCGTTCGGCAATGCATTTAGGTCTGCGGCAGAGGAGATTGGTGCAGACTATTTCCATGACATGTTTGAGTCATCATGGATTGTTCTTGATGTTGTTGCTGTCAGTTCTTTCATGATTCGGCTAACAGAGAAGCTGTAATGGCATGCCCTCGTCTAACGCTAGCGATCCTTTTCAGCCCAAGAGACTCAAGGCTCGATTCTGAATCTAATATATAAAAGCTTGAAGTCTCATGGTACATGATATGCATTTTCTTCCCCATCGACCTGATACTTTTCATGATTATGTTTTTAATGAGAGGAGAGATTGTTCCACCGCTAAGCCACTTCAATTAGCAAGTGATAGGCCAATAATTTCAGATGCAAATGTTATTTCAGATGCAAACTCCCTGAAAAAAAGGTATATGCCCTTACTGGTATTGTTATTGTTGACCTCATAGTGTATGTCATATTTGTACTTGCATAAGCCCCGTGCATGTGCCGTATTCGCTTTTTGTATCACTAGAGTTACTGGAAGTGTGTAAACTGACAGGCCCTTTCTGAGAAGGTGGTGCTATTTGCACAAGCTATCTTAAATGCGTGTATGTTCTTATTACAGCTTTACATTTATGCTTGGATGCATTTGGTTGTTCCTTGGTCAGGACAGATGGCTATACACGTTTAATATGCATGGCGGTTGATTCTACACTGCTATCCTTTCATACATATTTAACTAATCTAGTTCAAACACACAAGGTGGACGCCCTGCACTGGCGCGACCACCTCTCCTCTTGAAACCTGATCTTTTCATCATTTGAAATGGAAGTAATTCAGGTGGGAACTCTCCCCCCCGGTGAACGTTTCAATTATTTTTTGCCCAACCTTTTTTCAGGAAGCAAAGACTTCATTTATTCCCACCCTTCTTTTACTAAGAATGAACTTCATTTACCCAATCATTATTTCTTAGTTCCTACTCCGTACAATTTAAGAGACGATGCTATAGCAAACAAAGCCCTTCTTTGCACAAAATAATTTATTGTGATGTTCCACAAAGATACAACCAATTTGTTGAATGCTCTCACCAAATTATGTTATTGTTGCAAACTGCCATTAGTCTGAAAGAACAGTAGACCTTACTTGTTTTTACCTGGCATGAAACTGGGTTATTCAGACCATGCTATATGTTAAGCTGAACAAGTTCCGTATGCCGTTGAATAGAAATCTAGGCATGCTTAATCCACAGGTCCATGAGTAATATGGTAAAAAATGAAAATGCAGTGCTTGTTATATATCTATCATCTTTGTGGATCATCTGGATTTAATCTTAGCAAAGGCAACTGCTTTATGAATTGATAAATAATTAGCTGATCTTGTTTTATGAAGACTTGCACCCTACAATTGACATTTGTTTACATCGTGAGAAAAAATATTACTCCACTCTAGCAGGATTTGTGAGTTTTGTAATGTGAATAAATAAGGACCTCGGGTTCTTGTTCTTCTCCCATAGTTTTTTTGTCCAAAGTGCTCATGTGCGTTTTCTACTTTGCAACACACCATGTCTGTATGTAATTTGTgcaatttgaatttgaatcattTAATTTGACTCTTACCTGGAGGCGTCTCAAGCCAGCTATGAGTTTATAGAGCTCTTTCTGCCTTACCTGGTGTCGCCTGTACCCAAGCTCAACATCATTACTTGTAAGTTTCTCTTCTTTCCATATACCTGTTTGATTTATGGTGTTTAGAAACATATAGCTCTTCATTTGTACCATTGTCTGTTTGATTTTGGGTTCTTAGAAAAAATAGCTAGCTCTTCATTTGTATCATAATTGGTTGTTGGTATTACAAAATTTACAGGACACTTGAAGTGTAACATTTTATTGTCAGTTGAATTTTTCCTTTCCTCTTATTCCAGTTGTTTGGAAAGCCTAGGGTGCCAGAGAGTAatagtaataataattttgattTTTTCGCCCTTCCTGTTACTGATTCACCCAAACAGGCCAAAATGACATACCTAACTTCCCACGTGTGCAACACATGTTTTCCTGTACTTAAGTCTATTTGAAAAGGCCCATCAACTATTGACAGAGGTCAGCCCATGTTGTATAACCGTTTAACTGTAGAATTTGGTGAATTCACATGAGTGATATGGACAACTGAAGTTTTAACAATGACATCAAAAGATGTATTTTGTACTACGTTCCGTTAATCCTTTAATACCACTTTCTAGTATTTTCTTAaggaaaacaacaacaacaacaacaacaacaacaacaacaacaacaacaacaacaacaacaaccaagccttttagtcccaaacaagttggggtaggctagagttcaaacccataagatctcgaagccaagtcatggttccggaacgtggatagctaacttccacgcacccctgtCCATGGATAAATttttgtcgatattccaaaccttcaggtctctcttaacggactcctcccatgtcaagttaggtctaccacgacccctcttaacattctcagcACGCTTTATCCGTCCGGTATGCGCTGGtgcttccggaggcctccgttgaatatgtccaaaccatctgagacgatgttggaccagcttctcttcaatcggtgctaccccaactttctcccgtatatcgtcattccgtacccgatcctttcttgtgtggccacatatccatctcaacatgcgcatctctgctacacttaactgttggatatgtcgtctcttTGTTGGCCAACACTCCGCGCCATACAACATCGTAGGTCAGATAGCTGTCCTATAAaacctgccttttagcttttgtggcactctcttgtcacagTGTACGCTAGAAGCTTAgcgccacttcatccaaccagccttgattcggtggctcacttcttcatcgatatcgccatccttctgcaacatggaccccaaatatcgaaaagtgtctCTCCCCGGTACCACATGCCCAtcaaggctaacctctccctcctcgtgcctagtagaactgaaactgcacctcatgtatttagttttagttctactaagcctaaaacctttcgattctAGAGTTCGCttccacaactctaactttctattaacccccgttcggctatcatcgactagcaccacatcatccgcaaagagcatacaccatgggatatctccttgtatatccattgtgacctcatccatcaccaaatcaaaaagataagggctcaaagctgacccttggtgtagccctattctatttggaaagtcatcagtgtcgccatcacttgttcgaacacttgtcacaacattatcatacatatccttgatgagggtaatgtactttattgagactttgtgtttctccaaggcccaccacatgacattccgaggtatcttatcataggccttcgccaaatcaatgaacaccatatgaaggtccttcttttgctcctgtatctctccatcagctgtcgtaccaagaagatgccttccatggtagacctcccaggcatgaaaccaaattggtttttggtcacgcttgtcaaccttcttaagtggtgctcaatgactctctcccatagcttcatagtatggctcattagcttgattccacggtaattagtacaactttgaacatcccccttgttcttgaggattggtactaaaatactccgcctccattcttcgggcatctggtttgaccgaaaaatgaggttgaaaagcttagttagccatactatcgctacgtctccaaggcctctctacgcctcgatggggataccatcaggATCCATCGCCTTGCCTCTTTTCATCCTCCTTAACGCCTCCTTAACCTCAGACTCCTGGATATGTCGCACAAAGCACATGCTGGTATCATCAAAGGAGTCTTCTAGCTCAATGGTAGAGCTCTCAACCTCTCCATTGTAAAGGTTGTCAAAGTACTCTCGCCATCTACGCTTGATCGCCTCATCTTTTGCAAGAAGCTGATCCTCTTCGTCCTTGATGCATTTGACTTCGTTGACATCCCTCGTCTTCCTCTCCCTAAACTTGGCCATCTTATAGATGTCCCTTTCGCCTTCCTTCGTGTTTAAACGTTGGTAGAGGTCCTCATACGCCCGACCCCTTGCTTCACTCACCGCCTGCTTTGCAGCCTTCTTCGCCACCTTGTACTTCTCCATGTTAGCTGCACTCCTGTCTAGATATAGGCATCTGAAACAGTCATTCTTCTCCCTAATAACCTTCTGGAACTCATCGTTCCACCACCAGGTATCCTTAGCTTCCCTTCTACTTCCCTTAGTCACCCAAACTCCTCTACAGCGACCTTCCGCAAGCATGTCGCTATACTCGTCCACATCATGTTTGCATCGCCTCCTTCCTCCCAAGGGCCCTCCTTAATAACCCTCTCCCTGAAAGCCTGGGATGCCTCACCCTTGAGCTTCCACCACTTTGTTCTAGCGACTTTGGCGCGCTTACCCCCGCTGGACACGGATCCTTAAGTTAAAGTCAgcaaccaccaccttatgttgatggaCAACACTCTCTCTAGGTATCACCTTACAATCAATGCAGGCCTGTCTGTCTTCTCTTCTAGAGAGGACAAAATCAATCTGGCTAGAGTATAGACCACTACTGAACATCACTAGATGGGACTCTCTCTTCCTAAAGAGGGTTTTAGCTACGACCATGTCATAGGCTAGAGCGAAGCTCAGGACGTCTTCTCCTTCTTGGTTCCTAATGCCATAGCCAAAGCCCCCATGCACCCTTTCAAAACCTGTGTTAGATGTACCCACATGGCCATTGAGGTCTCCTCCTATGAAGAGCTTCTCACCAATAGGTACCCTACTAACCAAGTCCTCCAGGCCTTCCCAGAACTccctcttggtgctctcattgtgGCCTACTTGTGGGGCATACGCGCTCATAACATTGAGGACTAAGTCCCCAACAACCAGCTTGACAAGGATCATCTGGTCCCCTTGCCTCTTGACGTCCACAACTCCATCCCTGAGGCTCTTATTGACCAAGATGCCTACTCCATTTTTGTTTGAAGTTGTCCCTGTGTACCACAACTTGAAACCGGTATCCTCCACCTCCTTCGCCTTATGTCCCTTCCATTTGGTCTCTTGGACACATAGGACATCAACACGCCTCCTCACCGCCGTATCAACTAACTCCCGTAACTTACCCGTCAGGGACCCTACGTTCCAGCTACCTAAGCGTATCCTCCTAGGCTCGGCTAACTTCCTTACCCTCCGCACTCGTCTAGTCAAATGCGGAGACCCTTGCTCATTTTTCACTACACCGGGGCGTTGGTGCAGCGCGCCACTAAGGATGCGGCGACCCGACCCTTGCTCACTTATCACCGTATCTAGATCAAGATACGGCACGCCACCAAGGGGGTGATGGCCCGGCCCTTGCCCATTTGACACCACACCCGGGTTTCGATGTGGCGCGTCGCTAAGAGGGTTACGCCCCAACGAGGTTCCTTTGGGTTTCATCTCCATAAGAGTGGCTGGGTTTTTTTACGTTGGCTCGCCCCGCCTATCACAACCCTCCTCCTTTACCCGGGCTTGGGACCGGCTATGTTGAGACAACATAGGCGGAGTTATTTTCTTAAGGAAAACGTCCACATAAAAATGATATCGATTGCTGTTGTTTTCAGACCATTGATTTGAAACAGTTAACCGTTTCTGATCACATCTTGAAGAGAGTTTTGTACTGTCTCTGTTCACTTTGCACctatctttcattgaaaaacaaatTTGCACCTATCAAAGATGTCACTTCAGAGTTCCTGACTAATATATCAACATGTAACAAGTTGCCTACAGTTTGCTTGTGTTGCCTGACATCTTCTTTAGGTCGAGCCTGTTGTTCTCAATTACCAAACGACAAAACGATAGTCCAATTTCATGCTTTTATTCCTGTAGGAATTGCAATCAACTGGTGGACCCATGCCAAGTCTTTGCACCGGTATAGCTAGCGTGATGGAACCCTTTTATTTCTGATTAAGGCTTCTAAAAATAGTCAACAACAGAAAGCTACTAAAATAGTCACCGCTATGAAATGCTGTTGTAACTTGTAACCATGCCTCATTTTTCGAAGGAGGATGTAACACGTCATGGAAGAAAGCTACAAAACTGGTTCCAAGAGCATCTAATTGGAGCTTAAAGCTACTCAttctcagtttttttttttttgattgtgCTTACATGAAAAGTATATATAGAGTTTGTCTATTGACTTTATGCTCAACAGAATTCAACTTCCGCTCTTGCTAATCGAAGCAATCTATAAGGTCAATCCTTCATGACACCAAATTTGATCAACTTTTAAGTTAGTAACTTCTCAGCTATCTTTCTTAGCTTTGGTGCTTCAACTGATTCCCTTTGATCGAGTTGCAAAAAATGATCTTACACATTGTCCACCCTTTATGATTTGCTCTCTTAAATTAGAACATAAGAATTCCATAGGTGCTTTGCTTGAATTTCACCGTGAAGTCGTGAACAGGTCAATTCCTGCATTCCAAGTTCAAGTTTATCATGTTGAAGGAAAACTGAGTGAGCTGGCACATTATGGATTTCTTATTCAAAGTTTCCAAAAGGTTGGATTCGTGTTAACAGTGAGAGAGGCAGTAGTGTTTTTTAGGGAAAGATTTGTAGACAGACCCTTTTGCATTACTTATTTACCACATTGCATTGTGAGCTGAAGAGATATTGGCTCTGTCTTTCATAGCCTCAGGGAAATCTGGAATGGATGTTCCCTGGCCACTTCCTTGCAGCTTTTGAGACTGCTCTCATAAATGACAATTGGCAGTCACTTGCCCCAGACTATCGTTGATGGATCTGCAGCCATCATTCAAAAAATAATGGACTTGGAACAATGAGttcatatcaattttcccaacagGCAGGTATCTTTTCTAAGTTTGAATATACAGCCTAAATTGTACCAAATGAATTGGCATCTTAATCAAATCCTTTGATATATCATAGGGCTAAAACACATTAGCAGGAACATAGGGCAGGCAACGTGACATGTTGCCTATCGTCTTGGCCACCATATCAAGCAGGCCTAGTGACAGCAGTGGcagggaaaaagttcattgaataATTGGTTACAATTCTTTTTTGCCATTAAATGAAACGTGCCTATGATGCGACATATAACATAAGATTATGAGGATCATGTTGTATTTTGTATGCTGTATAAGTGTACGTTACTGAGTTGCCTAACGATGTTTCTCACTGCTCAAACAGAAGCATCCTCAACATtcaaagaaaaaaaacagaagCATCCTGCACTGGACATGCTATGTAAGTGAAAATTTTGCAACAAACaatggtatgcacctgaggattcaGTGATATGAATTAGGTAGCTGAAAAGCTCCTGGTTTGCTTCTGATTCTTGGTTATGATTATACTGACTTTCTGTACTAAATGGTCATGCATATCATAACTGGTGCAGCTTTTAATTAAATGTTTTCCAAAGAAATCATACACATAGATTGAGGGAGGAAGTATATACATGTAACTTTTGGTTAAAAATGTTTTCCAAAGAAATCATACACATACTTGTTTTTTGGGGAGGGAGCAAGCTATATGAGATCCAGCAGCTCGAAAAAATAACTGGTATAAATGTTGTACCTTGTATTTTGTGTCCTCTGTATTGTCTCTTTAATATCTGTGTTAACTGTTACCCTGCAGCTTGTTGCTCTTTGTACACGTTTAGACTAATCTTCTTAGTTTGATAACATTTGTTGGATAACCATATCCATCGTTAGACTGTGGACTGAGGGCATTGCCTGTGGTGCTTTGGGGTCAAGTCCCCAGCTACAAAAGAGCTGGTTGGCTGAGGTGGTCCTTGTGGTGCTGATTTGGCTAGTAGTTGGGAGGTAAGCAGCTAACCCTATGTGATGATCATGTTGTACACTAGTACTTTCAGGTGAACTGAGACAGGTTTTCCTTTCCGTGACAACCTTTTGAACCAGCAATGGGTGTTCCGCACTCTTAAATTTTGCATCAGCAGCCCTGCATTGTTTATGTAGTTTGTTCCAGACTTCCTTTTGAATAGTTGAAGTATTTTATTTCTCtctgaaaataaacttttatccaAGTAATTAGTGCTTCAATTGTTGTTTGAGTATACTTGTAATATTCTTTAAGCATTTAATTGTTGACACTCACTAGTTTTAACTATTCTCATGGAATGAATGGCTGGTATCATTACATTTGTCTGTCTTTTAGTAGCAGCTAATCAAGTCATCTGCTGTCATATGCCATTAATGTTTTTTCTTTATATATCACCTTTAATCAAATGCAAAATTGGGACCAACGAGTACCTATTGCACTAATGGGTGATTATTATGCTGACAGAGATATTTGGAAATTGAAATTCTAAACCATGTGCTAGTCTGAGCAGAAAAGTAGTTTGTTGAATGATTAAGCAGGTGATAGTAATTTGCTGAATGACTATGCAGTTACTTTTATGTTGTCAGTGATTAAATGGTTCCGTGGTTATCAGTTTCTTGCAAATTCCTTGGTTTTCTAGCATAGCAGGTTTTGGGATACCAAACAAGAGCTTAGCTTTCATACAAGTCTGCGGGTTTAACTTTCTGTGTAAACTTGAGCTGACATCATAAACCAAACTAtgttattgataatgtttctgagaaaacagagaaataaaACGTTGATAAACTGAACTGGGAAGTTTCCTGGAGCCAACGGATTTTTTTTCTCAACTCCAAGATCGATGCATAAAATTGTGTGTCATTAGATCTCCCCTTAGTTCAAACATCACCTGTCTATTAAGAGCAATTAAATACCAGATGATGATATTATCCTTACACTACTATATGCCTCACTTCAATGCCTAGTTGCATACTTGCTCCCCAGGATATCCCTTAGGGTCCCCTCAAGATTGGTGATATTAGGGTTCAACTTGGAGTCTATGCCTTGATTCCCGGAGAAGATGGCTACTGATGTCTGTCAATTGATGATACAGTCTGAATCCGCGGATACTACATATATACACAAACACATGAAGATCTGCTACTTTGAATGTCCGTGTTTGAAGATCTACTACTTTCAAATCGTTGGAagtaacgaaataaaaatgactgTTACATGCTTATGGTTAAAGTTTGTAGCCATCACTCCATTATCGAGTGCTCTGATTTTTATATGGGATGATCTGGTTCAGAAATTTCAGACTACTCCCACTGTCCCGCATCCTCAATTGACCATCAGTTTTACAGCTGTTACAATACATATACACAAATTACCTCTCTCTTGCAGGGTTAGGCCATGTTTACAGCACATACTTTTTTTTAATGTTCCTGCATGAAATGAACTGATCCCTGTCAAAGTCCTGTTCGAAACAGCCCCTTACTGTGCAGCTGAAAAGGTTTCCTGGAAGGGTCAATGTAGCTTGTTCATGTGCTCCACAGCTCCAGTGAGGTAACATAAATCGATCTTTCGTATTTAATTGCTGCTAGCTAGCTGCTGGTGGCTGGTTTCCCCGGCACTCCGTTGGCACTCTTAAGCTGCAGGTGCACCATATGCTACTGGACTTAGGCCCCATGCATCCTGTATTGTGAATGATGGCTACATCAAGATCACGATGTATGCCTCTACTTCATGATCATGTTCTCAAGTCTGTGACTTTTGTACGTAGATGACTTGAGCACTGCTGCTACATGACTTTTGATAATGTATAGAGATG
It includes:
- the LOC127294447 gene encoding cell division control protein 45 homolog, which translates into the protein MVRELHADSFYARLRAAAVAAAAASSASSSPLLILPSAADADSLCALRILAHVLSADSVRFSVYPVASTAAAADLLASFSPDASSSHPPLCVLLINWGARCDLLRGLLPRGSTAFVVDSHRPVHLRNLAAGNDRVVVLFTADDERAADLSYDFDVSSLADASDLTAEGDADGVSDESDESDASDYDSDADGGRRKRRRPAAETNTNDPVRLFSRLRREYYRLGTFHGKPSGCLMYDLAHALRRNTNDLLWLACVSLADQFVHDRITNERYQAAVMELEHHVNGSGNLDPSGLGSVVTLKDGTRIRAPETSRIAYEDEPRLMLLREWTLFDSMLCSSYVATRLKTWTDNGLKKLKLLLARMGFPLADCQKSFQYMSMEVKRKMRHEFDRLLPEYGLTDFYYRSFLRVHGYKSKVSAADVVYGLTALLESMDAESKEECSAAEQFWVAYSALSVNNVDQLQKGMQSAIEIQRAILRQGSSAITKSGFIRSAKKFRWVKLDDPVDTAKLCHPQALTKFCFFLMDALKERGARMKPLVCACLAGDPEKVLVVGVCGKPRLGAIQGNAFGNAFRSAAEEIGADYFHDMFESSWIVLDVVAVSSFMIRLTEKL